AATAAAGtggtataataataacaaaataaaattgatggtatttttgaaaaacaaaaatatccTATTTAATTTAGATGTATAAAGCCCGTAACTTCCGAAGTTCCATTAATTGTCATCTgtgaaaacaaaaaagaaacatATTCCGCTTCTGACTGAAACATTTTCTTCTCTATCTGGAAACATCTTCCTCCCAATCTGTTCATCGATCGACTCAGTAAGACAAATGCATCACCAAACACCACCGCTCGACTCTGCCGACCCTCAGCTCCCCACCATCAAAATCCACCACCCACCCTCTCCTCGTCACCACTCCTCCGGAGGTCCGGCTGCCACCCCAACTCCCACTGCTGGCGCCCGCCGTCGAATCGGCGTTGCTGTTGATCTCTCCGACGAGAGCGCTTACGCCGTTCAGTGGGCTGTCAGCCACTACATCCGCCCTGGAGACGCTGTAATTCTCCTCCACGTTAGCCCTACCTCCGTCCTCTTCGGCGCCGATTGGGGGTCCATCGACCTCTCGATCAGCACCAATGAAGATGACGATGCTGCCGCCGTTGACAAGTTTCACCATAACGAAAGAATCACCGAGACCGCCACTCCCACCAAGCGAAACGCCAAGCAGAAGAAGCTCGAAGATGATTTCGACGCCTTCACGGCTTCCAAAGCTGCTGATCTCGCTAAGCCCTTAAGGGAGGCTCAGATACCGTACAAGATTCATATCGTGAAGGATCACGATATGAAGGAAAGGCTGTGTTTGGAGGTGGAGAGGCTTGGGCTCAGTGCAGTGATTATGGGGAGCAGGGGTTTTGGGGCTGTGCGACGTGGTAACGATGGAAAACTTGGGAGTGTCAGTGATTATTGTGTTCATCACTGTGTTTGTCCTGTTGTCGTTGTACGGTATCCCGATGATAAGGAAGAGGGTGGTGATGTTGCTGGTGGCCATGGCGGTGGTGCTATACTTGCGGTGAAGGAcggggaagaagaagaggctgTGATCAAGCCTGTTGTGAAGGAAGAGCATCTAAAAGGTTAGCAACTTAAAGCTTCTTACTTTTGATAGAATTATGGAGTTTGGTATCGTATCTTTGCTACATTGTCTTCATTTCGTTATTGTTAGAGTTGGAATATTAAGCTTAATGAAATAATGACAATTGGGTTTCTCCGtgaacaattaattatttatttatttattttgtgggaAACTGGGATTGCAGAAGTTGAATCCTTGAAACTTGCTATGTTTTAGTACTTATCATCCATGATTTATATGTATGCATAACTATGTATAGATGCTACATAGTATCTTCTAATAGAAACATTATCCTGTAAACCCCACCATAAAATCTACTTTGCCTTACGAAATGAGAAGTCTTTGAGATTTTGTTTTGAGGGATCTTTTGAACTTTTGCCATATTTGTTTTTATCTGCTGCAAAATAGTGTTGTTGGATGTAATATGAAAACGATGTTAGTTGTTTCATTAAAATCTACAAATTCGAGAAAGGATTGCAAATGTGAATTGTATATTCTCTTAGTGGGGCATTTATAACCAAAGAAGTGTATCCCAACACTTTTCCGCGTTGACCCttttttggaatgtataaagtCCACAGTTGTCCTTTCATTAATGTAACAAATGTTAACCCATGGTGGTTAGTTGAAAGTAGTACCTTCTGATAGACGTTTATTGAAATTCTTGTTCATCAAGCTCTATCAGATTCCCAATAAACGTGACTATGTTGCTATGTGAATAACCGTTGTAGTACTTAATATTTGTGAAGGTTTTACTAAATTGCTCTTATCCTTTTTCTGATTGTCAGTGGTATAATAGATATCTTGTAGCCTGTCACCAccaaaaagaaaacaaatagtTAGATTAACTTTCTTGAAACTAGAAGTAAGCCTAAAGAAGGAAAGAAGTATATGCGATGGCCTGTACTTTATCTAGCTTTTGTGTATGAAGAAAACTACTGACTGTTTAACTTCTTTATAATACAAGAGTTTACAAGAATTATGTTTCTTAAGCCACTGTGCCAGTGATCAGTTATTATGTTTCTTTggtatgtgtatttttttatgAGCTTCCATGTTTATGTATCAACATTTTCAATGATTAATAACTAACTCAAATATGGTATTGTTTAAAGCACTTTATGTTAGAATTCTGAAATTACTCGAAATACATTAGAACAATGTTTTCCAAAACATGAtactctttttcattttttcatttatGATTTGTTTGTAGGTTTGAACGAAAATAATTATTGAGATAGGACGAGTCTTCAAAAAAAATTCACTAGGCAATGGTGAAGTATTTTTCAATGTATATAACCAACTTCTAAATTCTAGCACTTTGTCTTTAGAGAAACTTCTTATAGTAATCAGGATATGGTATTGTTTTTAGCACATTATGTTGGAATTTTCAAATGATTTATACATGCATTGGAACAACGTTTTTCTTCTTACGAAAAGCTACAACTTTTTCGTTCTCAAATTGTTTTTGGGTTCGAATGAAAATAATCTTTGGGATAAGACAAGCCTTTCGAAAATCTTTACCAAGCAACGGTGAAGATTCTTCAATGATAAATCGGAATTCTGGCCTTGTGCATTAGAACATTGTTCCCCAATAGTGGTGAAGATTCTTCAATGATAAAAACAAACTTGGAATTCTGGCCTACTGTTTCTAGAGAAACTTAGCGAAGTAATCTGTTTATGATTAACTATTGTAtatattcttttatatttttgttatctttttaaACAAGTTgccaaaattagaaatttttgaACAAAATACTCACTGCAGCATTGATTCTTTGTTGCATGGCTAATCCAATCGTACTAATTCGTGGTTACACATTAGTTGTTTATCACAAATGATCTACTCTTGTCTTAACTTTTTAAAGGCTCTCTATTGCTTTATAAACCTGTAAATTGTAGTACATAACTTTTCATACATTTCATTTACTTCACAATTTcgtattatttttgttatttaaattttttggcACTAGCATTTTGACTGGAAGTGGACCGAAGTTTTGGAGTCTAGGGTGATTTGAATCGTGGAACAATACCTACCAGCACTTTCAATCATTCCTCCTTACCACTAAACCAACCCTTAGGGTtatcttttcttcacatttaaccAGCAAACTCCAACatagtttatttattaacttAACTTTTCTTAAAAATAGACAAAGGTAATGATAAGAAATTATTCTTAGAGAATAAAATAATCTATCCAAATCTGAACACAGAGTTATGAAATCCCTCATACACTACCTCTTTATTgatgataatataaaagaacaaTCTAGCTTTCAAGATGCTAGATCTCCAATTGCAACCTTTCAAGAGGGCTGCTCTCTCCTAAAGTCTATTCTCTTCTATTTCTAAGCTCCCCCACAAATGAATCCCTCCCTCTTATTTATAGGCACGGGATAACATAAAATAGTGTTAGCTAGGATGTACTATAAATAAGACAACAATAAAAGCCaactagataaaaataaaagccCTCTCTCCTAGCTTATGTGTCTTCCTATTGCCCCCGAAAAACCTTTACATTGTCCTCAAGGTGAAAAGAAAGACATGGTTTTGTGAACAATGACTTGTTTCTCTGCTTGAAGAGTCTTTGCCATAGTTTTTAAAGACGCCAAAGATCGGTTAAGAGAAGAATTGCCTCTAATTGTTACGCTCTGTTCACCAAGCTGAAATTCCATGGTTTGTTCCGTCAAATTTGTCTTGGTCATTCCTAGTGTAGTCAACCATTGTAAACCAAGGATAATGTCAGCACTCCCTAATGGCAAGGGCAAGAAATCATCCCAAATGTCCACTCTTTGAAAGTGAATATTCAAATTCTTACAAATGCCTTCACATTTCATCGAATCACCATTTCCCATTGTAACCTCATTAGCCTTGGT
This Cannabis sativa cultivar Pink pepper isolate KNU-18-1 chromosome 6, ASM2916894v1, whole genome shotgun sequence DNA region includes the following protein-coding sequences:
- the LOC115724475 gene encoding universal stress protein PHOS32, translating into MHHQTPPLDSADPQLPTIKIHHPPSPRHHSSGGPAATPTPTAGARRRIGVAVDLSDESAYAVQWAVSHYIRPGDAVILLHVSPTSVLFGADWGSIDLSISTNEDDDAAAVDKFHHNERITETATPTKRNAKQKKLEDDFDAFTASKAADLAKPLREAQIPYKIHIVKDHDMKERLCLEVERLGLSAVIMGSRGFGAVRRGNDGKLGSVSDYCVHHCVCPVVVVRYPDDKEEGGDVAGGHGGGAILAVKDGEEEEAVIKPVVKEEHLKDA